In one Acetobacter sp. genomic region, the following are encoded:
- a CDS encoding S9 family peptidase, translating to MNRQPAPCGTWPSPVTATLAAGKTVTLSGVSVSGETVLWLERRPAEKGRTALVVWREGAEPLDATPPGVDVATSVHEYGGGAFAVAGRTIVFSNRRDGGVYTLELGGAAEPRRLVLAEGVRYASFAFSPDGRRVYAVREDHRGEGEPVDTLVALSLLDGSGTVIAQGADFYSTPTPSPDGSHLAWIEWDHPAMPWTRSRLCVMRLNDLRSGKILAGGGVSSDGKPESLTEPQWADNHTLFAISDRSGWWTLWRFALAGGEPEPVCDLEAEIGQPHWVFGQRSYSLLPDGRILALAVKAGQTQMLLLTPGASADYDITPVMMGLPEQCPIVFGGGFAWLDGSPDRAASVVVGSPGQAPRVLREATPLPFGKDDIALPESVLFPLEDGTEGQAFFYPPTSAQCCVPEGELPPMIVTAHGGPTARASEGFSFKVQWWTSRGFAVLDVNYSGSTGFGRAYRERLDGQWGVRDVGDCIAAASYMAVSGRVDPERIVIRGSSAGGLTVLSALAHSTLFAAGTSLYGVTDLRTLAEETHKFEARYLDSLVGPWPEAEEVYRERSPLFMADRIQAPVLFLQGLDDAVVPPEQARSMVAALKRNGVVCPLVEFEGEGHGFRGEETLRQAFKIELTFYERVLGLKTVDV from the coding sequence TTGAACCGTCAGCCAGCCCCGTGCGGAACATGGCCCTCACCCGTGACGGCGACGCTCGCCGCCGGCAAGACCGTGACCCTGTCAGGCGTCTCCGTGAGCGGTGAGACCGTGCTGTGGCTTGAGAGGCGGCCTGCGGAGAAGGGGCGTACAGCTCTGGTCGTCTGGCGGGAGGGAGCGGAACCTCTGGATGCGACACCCCCGGGTGTCGATGTGGCGACCAGCGTTCATGAATATGGAGGTGGTGCGTTTGCTGTGGCCGGTCGTACCATCGTGTTCAGCAATCGACGGGACGGTGGCGTCTATACGCTGGAACTGGGCGGTGCGGCAGAGCCGCGCCGCCTCGTTCTCGCCGAGGGAGTGCGGTACGCCAGCTTTGCCTTCTCTCCGGATGGACGGCGCGTTTACGCTGTCCGGGAGGATCATCGTGGCGAGGGGGAGCCCGTCGATACGCTCGTCGCCCTCTCCCTGCTCGACGGGTCTGGAACCGTCATCGCGCAGGGAGCGGATTTCTATTCTACGCCGACACCGTCTCCCGACGGCAGCCATCTTGCCTGGATCGAGTGGGATCATCCGGCGATGCCCTGGACCCGTTCCCGCCTGTGCGTCATGCGGCTGAATGACCTGCGGTCCGGAAAAATCCTCGCTGGCGGGGGTGTCTCTTCAGACGGGAAACCAGAGTCTCTCACGGAACCGCAATGGGCCGACAATCACACTCTTTTCGCCATTTCGGATCGGAGCGGCTGGTGGACGTTGTGGCGTTTTGCTCTTGCTGGAGGCGAGCCGGAACCTGTCTGCGATCTTGAGGCTGAAATCGGCCAGCCGCACTGGGTTTTCGGCCAACGCAGCTACAGTCTGCTGCCGGATGGACGCATCCTCGCGCTGGCGGTGAAGGCCGGGCAGACGCAGATGCTTCTGCTGACACCGGGAGCTTCAGCCGACTACGATATTACGCCTGTCATGATGGGACTGCCCGAGCAATGCCCGATCGTGTTTGGCGGCGGGTTCGCATGGCTGGATGGGTCGCCGGACAGGGCGGCTTCAGTCGTTGTGGGATCGCCGGGGCAGGCGCCTCGTGTGCTGCGTGAAGCCACCCCCCTTCCTTTCGGAAAAGATGACATCGCTTTGCCCGAAAGTGTGCTGTTTCCGCTTGAGGACGGCACAGAAGGACAGGCGTTCTTCTACCCGCCCACCAGCGCTCAGTGCTGTGTGCCGGAGGGAGAACTACCGCCGATGATCGTGACCGCGCACGGAGGACCGACCGCCCGCGCGTCTGAAGGGTTCTCGTTCAAGGTGCAGTGGTGGACCAGTCGTGGCTTTGCCGTGCTGGATGTGAATTACAGCGGGTCCACAGGTTTCGGACGCGCCTATCGTGAGCGGCTGGATGGTCAGTGGGGTGTGCGGGATGTGGGAGACTGCATTGCGGCGGCTTCGTACATGGCGGTGAGCGGACGTGTTGATCCGGAACGGATTGTCATCCGTGGCTCCAGCGCAGGCGGCCTGACCGTGCTATCGGCGCTCGCGCATTCGACGCTTTTTGCAGCGGGAACCAGTCTTTATGGCGTGACGGATCTCCGCACTCTGGCGGAAGAGACGCACAAGTTCGAGGCGCGCTATCTCGACAGTCTTGTTGGGCCGTGGCCGGAGGCCGAAGAGGTCTATCGGGAGCGGTCTCCGCTTTTCATGGCGGACCGGATTCAGGCACCCGTGCTTTTCCTGCAAGGTCTGGATGATGCGGTTGTGCCGCCGGAGCAGGCCCGTTCGATGGTGGCTGCCCTGAAGCGGAACGGTGTTGTGTGTCCGCTGGTGGAGTTTGAGGGTGAAGGACATGGTTTCCGTGGTGAGGAGACTTTGCGTCAGGCCTTCAAGATTGAGCTGACGTTTTACGAACGGGTCCTTGGACTTAAGACAGTGGATGTTTAG
- a CDS encoding DedA family protein: MRLYKLPGCFTLLHYLDTLLSHYGYGVIGVVVMLESMGLPLPAESLLITASLLSATTHKLSIWGIVIAGVSGAIMGDNFGYLIGKEFGFRFLHRYGKYVGLSADRILLGRYIFRQHGGTVVFFGRFIALLRIFVALLAGANRMPWHTFLLHNALGGLCWAGGYTLGAYYLGHEAMKLSGPVAWGIAGLAALVGVTVFLFLKKNEKRLIAQAMKAAKNDRELTFGMEKELTHDGEQQNDA, from the coding sequence ATGCGTCTCTACAAGCTCCCGGGATGTTTCACCCTGTTACATTATCTTGACACGCTACTGTCCCATTACGGTTATGGCGTCATTGGCGTGGTCGTCATGCTGGAGAGCATGGGACTGCCCCTGCCAGCGGAAAGTCTGCTCATCACCGCCTCCCTGCTCAGCGCGACCACTCACAAGCTCAGCATCTGGGGAATCGTGATCGCGGGAGTGAGCGGGGCGATCATGGGAGACAATTTCGGCTATCTGATCGGCAAGGAATTCGGGTTCCGCTTCCTGCATCGCTACGGGAAATATGTCGGTCTTTCCGCGGACCGCATCCTGCTTGGTCGGTATATTTTCCGGCAGCATGGCGGGACCGTCGTGTTTTTCGGACGGTTCATCGCCCTGCTGCGTATTTTCGTCGCCCTGCTCGCCGGAGCGAACCGGATGCCCTGGCACACGTTCCTTCTGCATAATGCACTTGGAGGTCTGTGCTGGGCAGGCGGTTACACACTGGGAGCCTACTATCTCGGACATGAGGCGATGAAGCTCTCCGGGCCAGTCGCCTGGGGGATTGCCGGCCTTGCCGCTCTGGTCGGCGTGACCGTGTTTCTTTTTCTCAAGAAAAATGAAAAGCGGCTGATCGCACAGGCCATGAAAGCCGCGAAAAATGACCGGGAACTGACCTTCGGCATGGAAAAGGAACTGACACATGACGGAGAGCAGCAGAATGACGCCTGA
- a CDS encoding SDR family oxidoreductase has protein sequence MTPDQIEQHTALLNTLNRLDGRVAVVTGANSGLGLETACGLASLGATVVLASRSEERNAAALVTLQERVPDAVAETAQLDLASLASIERFTDTLHDRFSAVDILVNNAGVMAPPVRGETTDGFEMQFGVNHLGHFALTGHLKPLLEASSRDGGVVVAVASLAAWKSRIHFDDLQSRHRYSPFDAYRQSKLANLLFGQELARRSRSLGWKIHARIAHPGWARTQLVTNGPGSGKQNLSSWIVETGASVAFRWFGQSAACGAEPFLYAAASPLAHDGCYYGPDGAGERTGKTDLAVIPSSAHDPRVAQRLWEVSERLTGVTFE, from the coding sequence ATGACGCCTGACCAGATTGAGCAGCATACGGCCCTTCTCAATACGCTGAACCGTCTTGACGGGCGCGTCGCGGTGGTGACTGGCGCGAACAGCGGTTTGGGGCTGGAGACAGCCTGCGGACTGGCGAGCCTCGGCGCGACGGTCGTGCTCGCATCCCGTTCCGAGGAACGCAACGCCGCCGCCCTGGTCACCCTACAAGAGCGCGTGCCGGACGCCGTCGCCGAAACCGCACAGCTTGATCTGGCGTCTCTCGCTTCCATCGAACGCTTCACCGACACCCTGCATGACCGGTTCAGCGCCGTGGATATTCTGGTCAACAACGCCGGGGTCATGGCCCCTCCTGTCAGAGGGGAAACAACTGACGGGTTCGAGATGCAGTTCGGCGTGAACCATCTCGGTCATTTCGCCCTGACCGGCCATCTGAAACCGCTACTGGAAGCGTCTTCCAGAGACGGTGGCGTGGTGGTGGCCGTCGCCAGTCTGGCGGCATGGAAATCCCGAATCCACTTTGACGACCTACAGTCGCGTCACCGTTATTCCCCTTTTGACGCATATCGTCAGAGCAAGCTGGCGAACCTGCTGTTCGGTCAGGAACTGGCCCGTCGGTCCCGAAGTCTGGGATGGAAGATTCATGCCCGCATCGCTCATCCCGGCTGGGCCAGAACGCAGCTTGTCACGAACGGCCCCGGCTCCGGAAAGCAGAATCTGTCCTCATGGATCGTGGAGACGGGCGCCAGCGTCGCCTTTCGCTGGTTCGGCCAGTCCGCCGCTTGTGGCGCCGAGCCGTTCCTGTACGCCGCAGCGTCACCTCTGGCGCATGACGGATGCTATTATGGTCCGGATGGAGCAGGCGAACGCACCGGAAAGACCGACCTGGCCGTCATTCCGTCCTCCGCTCATGATCCCCGTGTCGCGCAACGTCTGTGGGAGGTTTCCGAACGCCTGACAGGCGTTACGTTCGAATAG
- a CDS encoding LLM class flavin-dependent oxidoreductase: MIPFSVLDLSLITQGATLADAYRNTMDLARLADGLGFRRYWLAEHHSMPGIASAATAILIGQVAGVTRQIRVGSGGIMLPNHSPLVVAEQFGTLETLFPGRIDLGLGRAPGADQRTARALRRDPHAPDRFPEDVVELLHYFEPADNTPHAVRAIPGCGLRVPVWILGSSLFSAVLAARLGLPYAFASHFAPAQMEEAIALYRHRFEPSDRCASPHVMLTVNMVLADDAAEAGTLVTSLYQYFLALRRGHPTTFPPPDAGLEARLSSQELAMLQHTLSCTFTGSQETALPRLTEFLRRHRPDELMMAFPLYDHAARRRSVELAAGLPSPVAAF, from the coding sequence ATGATTCCTTTTTCGGTTCTCGACCTGTCCCTCATTACACAGGGCGCGACCCTGGCCGACGCCTATCGCAACACCATGGACCTTGCGCGGCTGGCGGACGGGCTGGGATTCAGGCGCTACTGGCTGGCCGAGCACCACTCCATGCCCGGCATCGCCTCCGCCGCGACCGCCATTCTCATCGGACAGGTCGCCGGCGTGACGCGGCAGATCCGGGTCGGTTCCGGCGGGATCATGTTGCCCAATCATTCTCCGCTGGTTGTGGCGGAACAGTTCGGCACGCTCGAAACGCTGTTTCCCGGTAGGATTGATCTCGGGCTGGGTCGTGCGCCCGGTGCGGACCAGCGCACCGCCAGGGCCCTACGCAGAGACCCGCATGCGCCTGACCGCTTTCCTGAAGACGTCGTGGAACTGCTGCATTACTTCGAACCCGCAGACAACACTCCCCATGCCGTGCGCGCCATACCCGGCTGTGGCCTGCGCGTGCCGGTCTGGATTCTCGGCTCGTCACTGTTTTCAGCCGTTCTCGCCGCCAGACTGGGCCTACCCTACGCGTTTGCCTCGCACTTCGCTCCGGCCCAGATGGAAGAGGCGATTGCGCTCTACCGTCACCGTTTCGAGCCGTCTGATCGGTGCGCCAGCCCGCATGTCATGCTGACCGTCAACATGGTGCTGGCCGATGACGCCGCCGAGGCCGGAACACTGGTCACATCCCTGTATCAGTATTTTCTGGCGTTGCGGCGTGGGCACCCCACCACTTTCCCGCCACCGGATGCCGGACTGGAAGCCAGACTGTCGTCACAGGAACTGGCCATGCTCCAGCACACCCTGTCCTGCACGTTTACGGGTTCACAAGAAACGGCTCTGCCGCGCCTGACGGAATTTCTCCGGCGTCATCGTCCCGATGAGCTGATGATGGCTTTTCCGCTTTACGACCATGCGGCCCGTCGGCGTTCCGTGGAACTGGCCGCCGGGCTACCGTCGCCTGTGGCTGCTTTCTGA
- a CDS encoding histidine triad nucleotide-binding protein has translation MAVSGIGKYDPDNIFAKILRGDIPCRKVFENDMVLAFHDIAPKAPVHVLVIPKGPYISFADFSQRASDKEIVAFNRAVGDIARQFDLDAPGYRLIGNVGENAGQEVPHFHVHLLGGGSLGAMLAE, from the coding sequence ATGGCGGTCAGCGGTATCGGGAAATATGATCCCGACAATATCTTCGCGAAGATTCTGCGTGGGGACATCCCGTGCAGAAAGGTCTTTGAGAATGACATGGTTCTCGCCTTCCATGACATCGCGCCGAAAGCGCCGGTGCATGTTCTGGTGATCCCAAAAGGCCCCTATATTTCATTCGCTGATTTCAGCCAGCGGGCGAGTGACAAGGAGATCGTCGCGTTCAACCGGGCCGTGGGCGACATTGCCCGCCAGTTTGATCTTGATGCTCCGGGCTACCGTCTGATCGGCAATGTCGGTGAGAATGCCGGTCAGGAAGTGCCGCATTTCCATGTGCATCTGCTGGGCGGCGGTTCTCTGGGTGCCATGCTGGCCGAGTGA
- a CDS encoding phosphoribosyl-ATP diphosphatase: MAKTPTKKNVTKEAPAKKQRTSGKSDATRKRADVTASSPADLKKRNNRGGRQVAFPKPESGLIDASVLDRLFDVVLSRRGTDPSTSHSARLLSRGTSKVAQKFGEEAVECLIEAVAGRTQELIGESADVLYHLIVLWVDAGVTPAEVWAELQRREGTSGIAEKASRPRQ, translated from the coding sequence ATGGCAAAGACACCGACCAAGAAAAACGTGACCAAAGAGGCGCCGGCCAAGAAGCAGCGGACCAGCGGCAAGTCTGACGCGACTCGGAAGAGGGCGGATGTGACGGCGTCCTCTCCGGCTGATCTGAAAAAACGGAATAACCGTGGTGGCAGGCAGGTCGCTTTTCCAAAGCCGGAGAGCGGGCTGATTGATGCGTCTGTTCTCGACAGGCTTTTCGATGTGGTGCTCAGCCGACGGGGCACTGACCCTTCGACCAGCCATTCAGCCCGGCTGCTGTCACGCGGCACGAGCAAGGTGGCGCAGAAGTTTGGGGAAGAAGCTGTCGAATGTCTGATCGAGGCCGTTGCGGGACGCACGCAGGAGCTGATTGGGGAAAGCGCGGATGTGCTTTATCACCTGATTGTTCTCTGGGTGGATGCGGGTGTGACGCCTGCTGAAGTCTGGGCGGAGCTTCAGCGTCGTGAAGGCACGAGCGGCATCGCGGAAAAGGCATCCCGTCCACGTCAGTAA
- the hisF gene encoding imidazole glycerol phosphate synthase subunit HisF has protein sequence MLKLRVIPCLDVKNGRVVKGVNFVSLRDAGDPVEQAAVYDAAGADELTFLDITASHEDRDTILDVVSRTAERIFLPLTVGGGVRTTGDMRRLLLAGADKCAMNSAAVQRPELINEAANKFGSQCVVVGVDARSDGRGGWEVYTHGGRTPTGIDVVDWCRDVAARGAGEILLTSMDRDGTRSGFDLDLLRAVNTAVRLPVVASGGVGALEHFVEGAQAGATGLLAASVFHFGQFTVPQVKQALADAGLPVRPPLETLDFGY, from the coding sequence ATGCTGAAACTGCGCGTCATTCCCTGTCTGGACGTGAAGAACGGGCGCGTGGTGAAGGGCGTCAACTTCGTCTCGCTTCGCGATGCGGGTGATCCTGTGGAGCAGGCTGCCGTTTATGACGCGGCGGGCGCGGACGAACTGACTTTTCTCGACATCACCGCCAGTCATGAAGACCGGGACACCATTCTGGACGTGGTGAGCCGCACGGCGGAACGTATCTTCCTGCCGCTGACGGTTGGGGGCGGCGTACGCACGACGGGTGACATGCGTCGGTTGCTGCTGGCGGGCGCCGACAAATGCGCCATGAACTCGGCGGCGGTGCAGCGTCCTGAGCTGATCAATGAAGCTGCGAACAAGTTCGGCAGCCAGTGCGTGGTGGTCGGTGTTGACGCCCGCTCGGATGGCAGGGGCGGCTGGGAAGTCTATACTCATGGTGGCCGCACCCCGACCGGCATTGATGTGGTGGACTGGTGCAGGGATGTCGCGGCGCGTGGCGCGGGTGAGATTCTCCTGACATCCATGGATCGTGACGGCACACGCTCCGGTTTCGACCTTGATCTGCTGCGAGCCGTCAATACGGCTGTCCGGCTACCCGTGGTGGCGTCCGGCGGCGTCGGGGCTCTGGAGCATTTTGTGGAAGGAGCGCAGGCCGGTGCAACGGGCTTGCTGGCGGCCAGCGTCTTTCATTTTGGACAATTCACCGTTCCACAGGTGAAGCAGGCTCTGGCGGATGCCGGGCTGCCTGTGCGCCCGCCCCTTGAAACACTCGATTTCGGCTACTGA
- the hisA gene encoding 1-(5-phosphoribosyl)-5-[(5-phosphoribosylamino)methylideneamino]imidazole-4-carboxamide isomerase, with product MSGEAGTPGLTAERIQTLNEDDLPALCECVDASILGGGGFAWVRPQGRSVLERYFRGILLVPERLLFVARQDGLIVGSAQMVRPSRSNEAQAMIASVTQFHIAPYARGIGLGRLLIEEIIKAARAMGYQVLNLDVRETQTAAMMLFRNLGFEQWGVNPYYAAGDGRMVRGHYFFKRLQENSRLLQNEEACEPDHGKPADMTARALTLYPAIDLKDGACVRLRRGEMDDATVYSDDPGAQARAWCAAGFNWLHVVDLNGAFAGRSANSDAVKQIVANAKVPVQLGGGLRDLAGIESWLEAGISRVILGSVAVKNPDLVKEACRLFPGRIMAGIDARMGLVATEGWAEVSDMQATDLGLRMQDAGVAAIIFTEITRDGMLQGLDLEQTAQLAQTVSVPVIASGGVGSLDDLAALRRVAADVPGIEGVIVGRALYDGRISPADALRVLS from the coding sequence ATGAGTGGTGAGGCGGGCACACCGGGACTGACGGCTGAACGCATTCAGACGTTGAATGAGGATGATCTCCCCGCCCTGTGCGAGTGTGTGGATGCGTCCATTCTTGGTGGGGGCGGCTTTGCGTGGGTCCGTCCGCAGGGGCGATCGGTCCTTGAACGGTATTTCCGTGGCATCCTTCTGGTGCCGGAGCGTCTGCTGTTCGTGGCGCGGCAGGACGGTCTTATCGTGGGGTCGGCCCAGATGGTTAGGCCGTCCCGCAGTAATGAAGCGCAGGCGATGATCGCCAGCGTCACGCAGTTTCACATTGCGCCCTACGCACGGGGGATCGGCCTTGGCCGTCTGCTGATCGAGGAGATCATCAAAGCGGCCAGAGCCATGGGGTATCAGGTCCTCAATCTGGATGTGCGCGAGACCCAGACTGCCGCGATGATGCTTTTCCGGAACCTCGGATTTGAGCAGTGGGGCGTCAATCCTTACTATGCGGCGGGTGACGGCCGGATGGTGCGCGGGCATTATTTCTTCAAACGTCTTCAGGAAAATAGTCGTCTCCTCCAGAATGAGGAGGCTTGTGAACCCGATCATGGAAAGCCTGCCGATATGACCGCCCGCGCTCTCACCCTCTATCCCGCGATCGACCTCAAGGACGGCGCCTGCGTCCGTCTGCGTCGTGGCGAGATGGATGATGCAACGGTCTATTCGGATGATCCTGGCGCGCAGGCGCGGGCCTGGTGCGCGGCCGGTTTCAACTGGCTGCACGTTGTGGATCTGAACGGCGCGTTCGCGGGACGGTCCGCCAACAGTGACGCCGTGAAGCAGATCGTCGCGAATGCGAAGGTGCCGGTGCAGCTTGGCGGTGGGCTGCGTGATCTGGCCGGGATAGAAAGCTGGCTGGAAGCCGGGATTTCCCGTGTGATTCTCGGGTCGGTAGCCGTGAAGAATCCCGATCTTGTGAAAGAGGCCTGCCGTCTGTTCCCCGGACGGATCATGGCCGGGATCGACGCCCGTATGGGGCTCGTCGCGACGGAAGGGTGGGCCGAAGTGTCTGACATGCAGGCCACCGACCTTGGTCTGCGGATGCAGGATGCTGGCGTGGCGGCGATCATTTTCACCGAGATCACCCGTGACGGCATGTTGCAGGGGCTGGACCTCGAACAGACGGCGCAACTGGCGCAGACTGTTTCGGTCCCAGTGATTGCCAGCGGCGGTGTCGGCTCGCTCGATGATCTGGCGGCGCTGCGGCGTGTCGCGGCTGATGTGCCGGGGATTGAAGGTGTGATCGTCGGACGGGCGCTTTATGACGGACGCATCTCTCCTGCGGATGCGTTGAGAGTTCTGTCCTGA
- the hisH gene encoding imidazole glycerol phosphate synthase subunit HisH → MRVAHQSVVVIDYDGGNLASAARALEEAARLSGVSATVVITSDPGQVLEADRIVLPGQGAFADCAKGLAAVDGLRSALDTAVGRGTPFLGICVGMQLMAQRGLEHGVTDGLGWIGGEIAPMEAAGLRLPQMGWNELAFSRPHPLTEGLGHRPHGYFVHSYALTGAREEELLATTDYGGAVPAIVARGNRAGTQFHVEKSQTVGLRILANFLHWTPDGAL, encoded by the coding sequence GTGCGGGTGGCTCATCAGTCTGTTGTCGTCATTGATTATGACGGTGGCAACCTGGCGTCGGCTGCGCGTGCTCTTGAGGAAGCCGCCCGTCTTTCCGGGGTATCGGCGACTGTCGTGATCACCAGCGATCCCGGGCAGGTTCTGGAGGCCGACCGGATCGTGCTGCCGGGGCAGGGCGCGTTCGCGGATTGCGCCAAAGGACTGGCGGCAGTTGACGGCCTCCGGTCGGCTCTGGATACGGCTGTGGGCAGAGGGACGCCATTCCTTGGAATCTGCGTCGGCATGCAGTTGATGGCGCAGCGCGGTCTTGAGCACGGCGTGACGGACGGGCTCGGCTGGATTGGCGGAGAAATCGCGCCGATGGAAGCAGCGGGTCTGCGGCTGCCGCAGATGGGCTGGAACGAACTGGCCTTTTCCCGTCCGCATCCGTTGACGGAAGGGCTTGGTCACCGTCCGCACGGCTATTTCGTTCATTCCTATGCGCTGACAGGCGCGCGGGAGGAGGAATTGCTGGCGACGACCGATTACGGTGGCGCGGTTCCGGCAATCGTGGCGCGTGGCAACAGGGCCGGCACGCAGTTCCATGTCGAGAAAAGCCAGACGGTCGGCCTGCGTATTCTGGCCAACTTCCTGCACTGGACGCCGGATGGGGCGCTCTGA
- the hisB gene encoding imidazoleglycerol-phosphate dehydratase HisB → MTEIRTASLHRVTAETDIRVAVNLDGKGEAKVSTGIGFFDHMLTALARHGMLDIEIAAKGDLEVDFHHTVEDVGIALGQAVRQALGDKRGVRRFGHALVPLDEALAEVVVDLSGRPFLAWSVTFPTEKIGVMDTELFEEFFRAFSMAAMITLHVTQKTGRNSHHIAESAYKATARALRMAVEFDERAAGLIPSTKGVL, encoded by the coding sequence ATGACTGAAATCCGCACCGCCTCCCTGCATCGTGTAACCGCCGAGACCGACATCCGTGTCGCCGTCAATCTGGATGGCAAGGGTGAAGCAAAGGTCAGCACCGGCATTGGTTTTTTTGATCACATGCTGACGGCACTGGCACGGCATGGAATGCTGGATATCGAGATTGCTGCAAAAGGCGATCTGGAAGTGGATTTTCACCATACGGTCGAGGATGTCGGCATTGCGCTCGGGCAGGCTGTAAGGCAGGCGCTTGGTGACAAGCGTGGCGTGCGTCGGTTTGGTCATGCGCTGGTGCCTCTGGACGAAGCCTTGGCGGAAGTGGTGGTGGACCTGTCCGGACGGCCGTTCCTGGCGTGGTCTGTGACGTTCCCGACGGAAAAGATCGGGGTCATGGACACGGAGCTGTTTGAGGAGTTTTTCCGGGCTTTTTCCATGGCGGCCATGATCACGCTTCATGTGACGCAGAAAACCGGGCGTAACAGCCATCATATCGCTGAAAGCGCCTACAAGGCGACGGCGCGGGCGTTGCGGATGGCGGTCGAATTTGACGAGCGTGCGGCGGGTCTCATTCCATCCACCAAGGGGGTCCTGTGA